A genomic segment from Euleptes europaea isolate rEulEur1 chromosome 15, rEulEur1.hap1, whole genome shotgun sequence encodes:
- the DUSP19 gene encoding dual specificity protein phosphatase 19, whose protein sequence is MHSLTQEIRSFSRTNLRKQCTRVTTLSGKRIIETWKDARMQVLEAAELNDGDACGYVQDLSLDLQVGVVKPWLLLGSQDAAHDLETMKKYRVTHVLNVAYGVENAFPDDFTYKTIPILDLPETDILSYFPECFEFIEQIKLKDGVVLVHCNAGVSRAAAIVIGFLMHSEGLSFSQAFSVVKNARPAICPNSGFMEQLHKYQQCNNKANGTLHDI, encoded by the exons ATGCACTCGCTCACCCAAGAAATCAGATCCTTCTCCAGGACTAATTTAAGGAAACAATGTACCAGGGTCACCACTTTATCAGGGAAGAGGATTATAGAGACGTGGAAGGATGCCCGGATGCAGGTGCTAGAAGCAGCTGAACTGAACGACGGCGATGCCTGTGGTTACGTGCAGGACCTCAGCTTGGATCTGCAAGTGGGTGTCGTGAAACCCTGGCTCTTGCTGG GATCACAGGATGCTGCCCATGACCTGGAAACCATGAAAAAATACAGG GTGACCCACGTTCTAAATGTTGCCTACGGAGTTGAAAACGCTTTTCCTGACGACTTCACATACAAGACCATTCCTATCCTTGATCTGCCCGAGACTGACATCTTGTCTTATTTTCCTGAATGCTTTGAATTTATTGAGCAAATCAAGTTAAAG GACGGCGTGGTGCTCGTTCACTGTAACGCAGGAGTCTCTCGCGCTGCGGCCATCGTCATCGGCTTCCTCATGCATTCGGAAGGACTCAGTTTTTCtcaggctttttctgtggtgaAAAACGCCAGACCCGCCATTTGTCCAAATTCTGGTTTCATGGAGCAACTTCACAAATACCAACAGTGCAATAATAAAGCAAACGGAACCTTACATGATATCTGA